From Brevibacillus marinus, a single genomic window includes:
- a CDS encoding spore germination protein codes for MVNQKKQGGISLWGSGEAKGMRARSHKYGTFPPVDRENSIVAELKQRLENLKLDGILESNYIAE; via the coding sequence ATGGTTAACCAGAAAAAACAAGGGGGAATATCCTTGTGGGGAAGCGGCGAAGCAAAGGGAATGCGGGCAAGAAGCCATAAGTATGGAACATTCCCACCGGTCGATCGGGAAAACAGCATTGTTGCGGAACTGAAACAGCGGCTGGAAAACTTGAAGCTGGACGGAATCCTGGAGAGCAATTACATAGCCGAGTGA